A window of the Dermacentor variabilis isolate Ectoservices unplaced genomic scaffold, ASM5094787v1 scaffold_12, whole genome shotgun sequence genome harbors these coding sequences:
- the P5CS gene encoding delta[1]-pyrroline-5-carboxylate synthase, whose protein sequence is MWLRASARGLAYGSRAGLEPQQRAAGGRRPAAYRSELAAARRVVVKLGTAVLTREDECGLALGRLASIVEQVSQLHNEGREMLVVTSGAVAFGKLRLNREIRMSMSMRETLAQRGERSSRLAAEEAQNPKKRAAAAVGQSGLMALYDAMFNQYGVNIAQVLVTRPDFYNPESRHWLRKTLLELISLNIIPIINTNDAVSSPQLEDLAHSDEVGLTDNDSLAAHLAVQADADLLLMMSDVEGIFTHPPNQDGAKLLHTYNPSFNGTIKFGSKSKAGLGGMESKIKAASWALERGVSVVIGSGFEEMAITRIVQGKRVGTFFTEHRSKMIPLESLAADARKASRTLESLTAAQRSEAVMAMAGVLEERASVIMEANQRDLTAAREQGLSAPMLARLALTPAKLSSLADGLRTIADMSPNVLGRVVRRTRLAEGMELSQVTVPIGVVLVIFEARPDCLPQLAALAVATANGLLLKGGREAAHTNRCLWELLQECLKPYGVADALALVSTREDVDELLQLEGYIDMVIPRGSNQLVREIQHKSRGIPVLGHSDGICHVYVDREADPRKAMRIVVDSKCDYPAACNAMETLLVHRDHVDGGLLSELCSSLKTRGVSIYSGPRLAQLLTFGPPPAPSMRIEYSGLECAVEVVDSLEEALEHINTHGSSHTDAIVTENKDTAERFLQGADSACVFHNCSTRFADGYRFGLGAEVGISTGRIHARGPVGMEGLLTTKWLLRANGNVVQDFGDSGSSIYLHEQLPAS, encoded by the exons ATGTGGCTGCGAGCGAGCGCCCGTGGCCTGGCCTACGGCAGCCGCGCCGGGCTGGAGCCACAGCAGCGAGCCGCGGGCGGTCGGAGGCCGGCGGCGTACCGCAGCGAACTGGCGGCCGCGCGACGTGTGGTGGTCAAGCTCGGCACTGCGGTGCTGACGCGCGAGGACGAGTGCGGCCTGGCGCTGGGTCGGCTCGCCTCCATCGTGGAGCAGGTGTCGCAGCTCCACAACGAGGGCCGCGAGATGCTCGTGGTGACCAGCGGCGCCGTGGCGTTCGGCAAGCTGCGGCTCAACCGCGAGATTCGCATGTCCATGTCTATGCGCGAGACGCTGGCTCAGCGTGGCGAGAGGAGCTCGAGGCTAGCCGCTGAGGAGGCGCAAAACCCCAAGAAGCGGGCCGCAGCTGCTGTTGGTCAGAGCGGGCTGATGGCTCTCTACGACGCCATGTTCAACCAGTACGGAGTCAACATCGCCCAGGTGCTAGTCACTCGGCCAGACTTCTACAACCCGGAGAGCAGGCACTGGCTGCGCAAGACGTTGCTGGAGCTCATCAGCCTTAACATCATACCCATCATCAACACGAACGACGCTGTGTCCTCGCCGCAGCTCGAGGATCTG GCACATAGCGACGAAGTGGGCCTGACCGACAACGACAGCCTCGCGGCCCACCTGGCCGTCCAGGCAGATGCCGACCTCCTGCTCATGATGTCCGACGTGGAAGGAATCTTCACACACCCTCCAAATCAGGACGGTGCAAAACTTCTACACACTTACAACCCTTCCTTCAACGGGACCATCAAGTTCGGGTCTAAATCTAAGGCAGGCCTCGGAGGCATGGAGTCCAAA aTCAAGGCAGCTTCGTGGGCGCTCGAGCGTGGCGTGTCAGTGGTTATTGGCAGTGGCTTCGAGGAAATGGCCATCACGCGCATCGTGCAAGGCAAGCGCGTGGGCACTTTCTTCACAGAGCACCGTTCCAAGATGATCCCCCTCGAATCGCTGGCCGCCGACGCACGAAAGGCCAGCCGCACACTGGAGTCCTTGACAGCGGCGCAGCGCTCAGAGGCAGTGATGGCCATGGCTGGTGTTCTGGAAGAGCGCGCGTCAGTCATAATGGAAGCCAACCAGCGCGACTTAACTGCAGCGCGGGAGCAGGGCCTCAGTGCACCTATGCTGGCGCGCCTCGCCCTGACGCCAGCCAAGCTGTCTTCGCTGGCTGACGGACTGCGCACTATCGCAGACATGTCTCCTAATGTGCTGGGCCGCGTcgtgcgcaggacgcgcctggcTGAAGGCATGGAACTGAGCCAGGTGACGGTGCCCATCGGCGTTGTTCTCGTCATTTTTGAGGCTCGCCCGGATTGCTTGCCGCAGTTGGCCGCACTTGCGGTGGCAACAGCCAACGGACTTTTGCTCAAAGGTGGTCGTGAAGCCGCTCATACGAACCGCTGTCTCTGGGAGCTCCTGCAGGAGTGTTTGAAGCCGTATGGCGTTGCCGACGCTCTCGCCCTTGTCAGCACGCGTGAAGACGTAGACGAACTGCTTCAGCTCGAGGGGTACATCGACATGGTCATACCCAGGGGCTCAAACCAGTTGGTGCGCGAAATTCAGCATAAAAGCCGTGGCATTCCCGTTCTAGGTCACAGCGACGGCATCTGTCACGTGTACGTGGACCGAGAAGCGGACCCGCGAAAGGCCATGCGTATTGTGGTGGACTCTAAGTGCGACTACCCGGCAGCCTGCAACGCCATGGAAACCTTGTTGGTGCACCGTGACCACGTGGACGGCGGCTTGCTCTCGGAGTTGTGCTCTTCGCTCAAGACGCGTGGTGTGAGCATATACTCGGGCCCTCGCTTAGCGCAACTGCTCACCTTCGGACCACCGCCGGCCCCCTCCATGCGCATCGAATATAGCGGGCTCGAGTGTGCAGTCGAGGTGGTCGACTCTCTCGAAGAGGCTCTCGAGCACATCAACACGCATGGCAGCTCTCACACAGACGCAATCGTCACGGAGAACA AGGATACAGCAGAGCGGTTTCTTCAGGGAGCAGACAGTGCCTGTGTCTTCCACAACTGCAGCACGCGGTTCGCTGACGGCTATCGCTTCGGGCTAG GTGccgaggtgggcatcagcacggGTCGTATCCACGCCAGGGGACCCGTGGGCATGGAGGGACTGCTCACCACCAAGTGGTTGCTCAGGGCGAACGGGAACGTGGTACAGGACTTCGGGGACTCAGGCTCCTCGATTTACTTGCACGAGCAGCTTCCCGCGTCCTGA